Proteins encoded by one window of Mycolicibacterium sp. ND9-15:
- the gltB gene encoding glutamate synthase large subunit has product MAPRSQGLYDPAFEHDACGVAMVADMHGRRSRDIVDKAITALVNLEHRGAQGAEPNTGDGAGIMLQVPDEFLRAVVDFELPEPGSYATGIAFLPQSSKDAATACEAVEKIAEAEGLEVLGWREVPIDESPLGALARDAMPTFRQVFLGLGERSDGNGQGASGMELERRAYVVRKRAEHELGTKGPGQDGPGRETVYFPSLSGRTFVYKGMLTTPQLKAFYLDLQDDRLTSALGIVHSRFSTNTFPSWPLAHPFRRIAHNGEINTVNGNENWMRAREALIRTDVFGPNQDLDKITPVCTPGASDTARFDEVLELLHLGGRSLPHAVLMMIPEAWERNESMDPARRAFYEFHDSLMEPWDGPASMTFTDGTVIGAVLDRNGLRPSRIWVTADGLVVMASEAGVLNLDPSTVVKRMRLQPGRMFLVDTAQGRIVEDEEIKAELAAEHPYQEWLDAGLFDLDELPPGDYVRMPHHRVVLRQQVFGYTYEELNLLVAPMARTGAEALGSMGTDTPIAVLSTRPRMLYDYFQQLFAQVTNPPLDAIREEVVTSLQGAVGPEGDLLNPGPESCRQIVLSQPILRNAELSKLMCVDPDHEIRGNKHGMRAAVIRCLYPVNRGGQGLKEALDNVRAKVSTAIREGARIIVLSDRESNEQMAPIPSLLSVAAVHHHLVRDRTRTKVGLVVEAGDAREVHHMAALCGFGAAAINPYMAFESIEDMVDRGVISGISSDQAKANYVKAAGKGVLKVMSKMGISTLASYTGAQLFQAIGISQHVLDEYFTGLTCPVGGIELDDIADDIAARHALAYLDRPEEWAHRELEVGGEYQWRREGEYHLFNPDTVFKLQHSTRTGQYSIFKEYTKLVDDQSERMASLRGLLRFRDGIRPPVPLDEVESADEIVKRFSTGAMSYGSISAEAHETLAIAMNRLGGRSNCGEGGEHVNRFDRDENGDWRRSAIKQVASGRFGVTSHYLTNCTDIQIKMAQGAKPGEGGQLPGAKVYPWVAEVRHSTPGVGLISPPPHHDIYSIEDLAQLIHDLKNANPQARVHVKLVSENGVGTVAAGVSKAHADVVLISGHDGGTGATPLTSMKHAGAPWELGLAETQQTLLLNGLRDRIVVQVDGQLKTGRDVVIAALLGAEEFGFATAPLVVSGCIMMRVCHLDTCPVGVATQNPVLRERFTGKPEFVENFFMFIAEEVRELMAQLGFRTVNEMVGQVGALDITKAAEHWKAHKLDLTPVLHEPESAFMNQDLYCSSRQDHGLDKALDQQLIVMCREALDAGSPVRFSTTIANVNRTVGTMLGHEVTKAYGGQGLPDGTIDITFDGSAGNSFGAFVPNGITLRVYGDANDYVGKGLSGGRIVVRPSDDAPADYVAEDNIIAGNVILFGATSGQAFIRGQVGERFAVRNSGAHAVVEGVGDHGCEYMTGGKIAILGPTGRNFAAGMSGGVAYVYDPDRALPGNLNAEMVELEDLDEEDLEWLSGTIRAHVDATDSAVGERILSDWDNNVKHFTKVMPRDFKRVLEAIAEAERTGSDVNEAIMAAASG; this is encoded by the coding sequence ATGGCGCCCAGGAGCCAGGGGCTGTACGACCCCGCGTTCGAGCATGACGCGTGCGGCGTGGCCATGGTTGCCGATATGCACGGCCGCCGCAGTCGCGACATCGTCGACAAGGCGATCACCGCTCTGGTGAACCTGGAGCACCGTGGTGCTCAGGGTGCGGAGCCGAACACGGGCGACGGCGCGGGCATCATGCTGCAGGTTCCGGACGAGTTCCTACGCGCGGTGGTCGACTTCGAGCTGCCCGAACCGGGCAGCTACGCGACCGGCATCGCCTTCCTGCCGCAGTCGTCCAAGGATGCGGCGACCGCTTGCGAGGCCGTCGAGAAGATCGCCGAGGCCGAAGGTCTCGAGGTGCTGGGCTGGCGTGAGGTGCCGATCGACGAGTCGCCGCTCGGCGCGCTGGCCCGCGACGCGATGCCGACGTTCCGGCAGGTGTTCCTAGGCCTGGGCGAGCGAAGCGACGGGAATGGGCAGGGCGCCTCCGGCATGGAACTGGAGCGTCGCGCGTACGTGGTGCGCAAGCGCGCCGAGCACGAACTCGGCACCAAGGGCCCGGGGCAGGACGGCCCGGGGCGCGAAACCGTCTATTTCCCAAGTCTTTCCGGCCGGACCTTCGTCTACAAGGGCATGCTGACCACGCCGCAGCTCAAGGCGTTCTACCTCGACCTGCAGGACGACCGGCTCACCAGCGCGTTGGGTATCGTGCACTCCCGCTTCTCGACCAACACGTTCCCGTCCTGGCCCCTGGCTCACCCGTTCCGGCGCATCGCCCACAACGGCGAGATCAACACCGTCAACGGCAACGAGAACTGGATGCGTGCGCGCGAGGCGCTGATCAGGACAGACGTCTTCGGCCCCAATCAGGACCTCGACAAGATCACCCCGGTCTGTACTCCCGGGGCATCGGACACCGCGAGGTTCGACGAGGTGCTCGAACTGCTGCACCTCGGCGGGCGCAGCCTGCCGCACGCGGTGCTGATGATGATCCCGGAGGCTTGGGAGCGAAACGAGTCGATGGACCCGGCACGGAGGGCCTTTTACGAGTTCCACGACTCGCTGATGGAGCCGTGGGACGGCCCGGCGTCGATGACGTTCACCGACGGCACGGTGATCGGTGCGGTGCTCGACCGCAACGGCCTGCGTCCGTCGCGGATCTGGGTCACCGCCGACGGCCTGGTGGTGATGGCGTCGGAGGCCGGCGTGCTCAACCTCGACCCGTCGACCGTCGTCAAGAGGATGCGCCTGCAGCCCGGCCGGATGTTCCTGGTCGACACGGCCCAGGGCCGCATCGTCGAGGACGAGGAGATCAAGGCCGAACTCGCCGCCGAGCACCCCTACCAGGAGTGGCTCGACGCCGGGCTGTTCGACCTCGACGAACTGCCACCCGGGGACTACGTGCGCATGCCGCACCACCGCGTGGTGCTCAGGCAGCAGGTCTTCGGCTACACCTACGAAGAGCTCAACCTGCTGGTGGCGCCCATGGCGCGCACCGGCGCCGAGGCGCTGGGCTCGATGGGGACCGACACCCCGATCGCCGTGCTCTCCACGCGTCCGCGGATGCTCTACGACTACTTCCAGCAGCTGTTCGCCCAGGTGACCAACCCGCCGCTGGACGCCATCCGCGAAGAGGTCGTCACCAGCCTGCAGGGTGCGGTGGGGCCCGAGGGCGACCTGCTCAACCCGGGTCCCGAGTCGTGTCGGCAGATCGTGCTGTCCCAGCCGATCCTGCGCAACGCCGAGCTGTCGAAACTGATGTGCGTCGACCCCGACCACGAGATCCGCGGCAACAAGCACGGGATGCGTGCCGCGGTGATCCGCTGCCTGTACCCGGTGAACCGCGGCGGTCAGGGCCTCAAGGAGGCGCTGGACAACGTGCGCGCCAAGGTGTCGACCGCGATCCGCGAGGGCGCCCGCATCATCGTGCTGTCCGACCGCGAGTCCAACGAGCAGATGGCGCCGATCCCGTCGCTCCTGTCGGTGGCGGCCGTGCACCACCACCTCGTCCGGGACCGCACCCGCACCAAGGTGGGCCTCGTCGTGGAGGCCGGCGACGCCCGCGAGGTGCACCACATGGCCGCGCTGTGCGGATTCGGGGCCGCCGCGATCAACCCGTACATGGCGTTCGAGTCGATCGAGGACATGGTCGACCGTGGGGTGATCTCCGGCATCAGCAGCGACCAGGCCAAGGCCAACTATGTCAAGGCCGCGGGCAAAGGTGTGCTCAAGGTGATGTCCAAGATGGGCATCTCCACGCTGGCGTCCTATACCGGTGCGCAGTTGTTTCAGGCCATCGGCATCAGCCAGCACGTGCTCGACGAGTACTTCACCGGGCTGACGTGCCCGGTCGGCGGCATCGAACTCGACGACATCGCCGATGACATCGCGGCCCGGCACGCCCTGGCCTATCTCGACCGCCCCGAAGAATGGGCGCACCGCGAACTCGAGGTCGGCGGCGAGTACCAGTGGCGCCGTGAGGGCGAGTACCACCTGTTCAACCCGGACACGGTGTTCAAGTTGCAGCACTCGACCCGCACCGGGCAGTACTCGATCTTCAAGGAGTACACCAAGCTGGTCGACGACCAGAGCGAGCGGATGGCCTCGCTACGCGGCCTGCTGAGGTTCCGCGACGGGATACGCCCGCCGGTGCCGCTCGACGAGGTCGAGTCGGCCGACGAGATCGTCAAGCGGTTCTCCACCGGCGCGATGAGCTACGGCTCGATCTCCGCCGAGGCCCACGAGACCCTCGCCATCGCGATGAACCGCCTTGGCGGCCGGTCGAACTGCGGTGAGGGCGGCGAGCACGTCAACCGCTTCGACCGTGACGAGAACGGCGACTGGCGGCGCAGTGCGATCAAGCAGGTGGCGTCCGGACGGTTCGGTGTCACCAGCCACTATCTGACCAACTGCACAGACATTCAGATCAAGATGGCCCAGGGCGCGAAACCCGGTGAGGGCGGCCAGCTTCCGGGTGCCAAGGTGTACCCGTGGGTCGCCGAGGTACGGCACTCGACACCGGGTGTCGGGTTGATCTCGCCGCCGCCGCACCACGATATCTACTCGATCGAGGATCTCGCGCAGCTGATCCACGACCTGAAGAACGCGAACCCGCAGGCGCGGGTACACGTCAAGCTGGTGAGCGAGAACGGTGTCGGCACAGTGGCGGCGGGCGTGTCGAAGGCGCACGCCGACGTGGTGTTGATCTCCGGCCACGACGGCGGCACGGGCGCGACGCCGCTGACCTCGATGAAGCACGCGGGTGCGCCGTGGGAGCTCGGGTTGGCCGAGACACAGCAGACGCTGCTGCTCAACGGTCTTCGCGATCGCATCGTGGTTCAGGTCGACGGTCAGCTCAAGACCGGCCGCGACGTTGTGATCGCGGCGCTGCTGGGCGCCGAGGAATTCGGCTTCGCCACCGCGCCGCTGGTGGTGTCGGGCTGCATCATGATGCGCGTCTGCCACCTCGACACCTGTCCGGTCGGCGTGGCGACGCAGAACCCGGTGCTGCGTGAGCGGTTCACCGGCAAGCCGGAGTTCGTCGAGAACTTCTTCATGTTCATCGCCGAGGAAGTCCGGGAGTTGATGGCGCAGTTGGGCTTCCGGACGGTCAACGAGATGGTCGGCCAGGTCGGCGCGCTGGACATCACGAAGGCCGCCGAGCACTGGAAGGCCCACAAGCTCGACCTGACGCCGGTGCTGCACGAGCCCGAGTCCGCGTTCATGAACCAGGACCTGTACTGCAGTTCACGTCAGGACCACGGGCTCGACAAGGCGCTCGACCAGCAGCTGATCGTGATGTGCCGCGAGGCTCTGGATGCCGGTTCACCCGTCCGGTTCTCCACCACCATCGCCAACGTCAACCGGACGGTGGGCACGATGCTCGGCCACGAGGTGACCAAAGCATATGGCGGACAGGGACTTCCGGACGGCACCATCGACATCACCTTCGACGGCTCGGCAGGCAACAGCTTCGGGGCATTCGTCCCCAATGGCATCACGCTGCGGGTCTACGGCGACGCCAACGACTATGTCGGCAAGGGCCTGTCGGGTGGACGGATCGTCGTGCGCCCGTCGGACGACGCCCCCGCCGACTACGTCGCGGAGGACAACATCATCGCGGGCAACGTGATCCTGTTCGGCGCGACCAGCGGCCAGGCGTTCATCCGCGGACAGGTCGGTGAGCGGTTCGCGGTGCGCAACTCCGGTGCGCATGCGGTCGTCGAAGGGGTGGGCGATCACGGTTGTGAGTACATGACCGGCGGCAAGATCGCGATCCTCGGGCCGACGGGCCGCAACTTCGCCGCTGGCATGTCGGGTGGCGTCGCCTACGTCTACGACCCGGATCGTGCACTGCCGGGCAATCTCAACGCCGAGATGGTGGAACTCGAAGACCTCGACGAAGAGGACCTCGAGTGGCTGTCGGGCACGATCCGGGCCCACGTCGACGCCACCGATTCCGCTGTCGGAGAACGCATTCTGAGTGACTGGGACAACAACGTGAAGCACTTCACCAAGGTGATGCCCCGCGACTTCAAGCGGGTTCTCGAGGCGATCGCGGAGGCCGAACGCACCGGCAGCGACGTCAACGAAGCGATCATGGCGGCCGCCAGTGGCTGA